One window from the genome of Gopherus evgoodei ecotype Sinaloan lineage chromosome 2, rGopEvg1_v1.p, whole genome shotgun sequence encodes:
- the MACC1 gene encoding metastasis-associated in colon cancer protein 1 isoform X1, protein MSASRTASSLTREIARSRSEGTVTDLDKRKPSTSCELPDDEENTLDSIIDWPEAFKQHAQTVSKTNPFRNELSASNPFVYDVAQLSNSDKNNKNISILKEDPYLFSRDSNNRDSFASSGDELDMDHLLRKASAGKSGRSKSASELLDIVDAKRFDPDTTAPSDQILAADMEWLQNDREAYKMAWLSHRQLARSCLDLDVMSHSPGWAQTQPTDTHVVCKLNHEGGSVQLPDSDITVHIPKGHVSPGEFQEVGLRAILNPPPSLNHDLSSTVSPLIELTLSNLNTMEAILLEMKIAAEVKKDPFSQVMTEIMGFYSFNKEGPFEKLHNCYIYKDTIQVKLTDLSHVMYIVVAVQANPVQSLATSVWEYIHRNLSIGIYGPKYIHPSFTAVFTVFGHNYIPEKLTVCDIKKGGKSMPPVVFNLWGKHTFLLDKPQDLSVSLISCDPDFEVKVEEQSKEIKEGQLKAGEVVNQQFPFSVLGTGEMHLFTFLVQIKVPNNNLVTQFPITTPDPAPKLSGMTSKPNRLQKRKEIKSAPFLLIPTVKYPKFQDKTLNITSYGVALKTVFRQNKIDYLLEYFKGDTIAFLGEDKVKAIGQTKIKEWYVGVVRRKIGLVHCKNVKVILKEQAIDITDSVLPTRNLLEQIALPFKKLTYIYSLVLSTVSERVYNWKALADVLGYSHMSLDDFSEVPADKESERVAYVVKKLKEDCHANRPRRQFLYELIVALLKLDCQGLVARLTQDTVLLTSAVKLGKCWRELAERLARLTKQQIEAYEVPHRDRSGEVALEMMWKPAYDFLYTWGAHYGDSYRDVLQDLQSALDKMKNPLTKQWRELTGALILVNCMEILRANAFPKKEED, encoded by the exons atgtctGCTAGCAGAACAGCTTCCTCTCTCACTAGAGAGATAGCACGGAGTAGATCCGAGGGAACTGTGACTGACTTGGACAAGAGAAAACCTTCAACAAGCTGTGAGTTGCCAG atgatgAAGAGAATACACTGGATTCAATCATTGACTGGCCTGAGGCGTTCAAACAACATGCTCAGACTGTTTCCAAGACTAATCCTTTTCGGAATGAACTGTCCGCATCCAACCCATTTGTATATGATGTAGCTCAGTTAAGTAACAGTGACAAGaacaataaaaacatttctatCTTAAAAGAAGACCCCTATCTGTTCTCCAGAGATTCAAACAACAGGGATTCTTTTGCTTCATCAGGTGATGAGCTAGATATGGATCATCTCCTAAGAAAGGCTTcagcagggaaatctgggagatcTAAGAGTGCCTCTGAGCTTTTGGACATTGTAGATGCCAAAAGATTTGATCCTGACACCACAGCACCCTCTGACCAGATTTTAGCTGCAGACATGGAATGGCTTCAAAATGACCGTGAAGCTTACAAGATGGCTTGGTTGAGTCATCGACAGCTGGCACGATCTTGTCTAGATTTGGATGTGATGAGTCATAGTCCAGGATGGGCACAAACACAACCTACAGACACTCACGTAGTTTGTAAACTGAATCATGAAGGGGGTTCAGTGCAGCTACCTGATTCGGATATCACCGTTCACATCCCTAAGGGTCATGTATCACCTGGGGAATTCCAAGAAGTTGGTTTAAGGGCTATTCTGAACCCTCCCCCATCACTTAATCATGATCTTTCAAGCACTGTGAGCCCACTGATAGAACTCACTTTAAGTAACCTCAACACAATGGAAGCCATTTTACTAGAAATGAAAATTGCAGCTGAAGTGAAGAAGGATCCTTTCAGTCAAGTTATGACTGAAATTATGGGTTTTTATAGTTTCAACAAAGAAGGTCCTTTTGAAAAGCTACACAACTGCTACATTTACAAAGATACCATACAAGTGAAGTTGACAGACCTAAGTCATGTAATGTACATAGTGGTTGCAGTACAAGCGAACCCAGTTCAGTCTCTGGCTACATCTGTTTGGGAATACATCCACAGAAACCTCTCCATTGGAATTTATGGGCCCAAATATATTCATCCTTCTTTCACTGCTGTTTTTACAGTCTTTGGTCATAACTACATTCCAGAAAAACTCACAGTTTGTGACATTAAAAAGGGTGGAAAGAGCATGCCACCAGTGGTGTTTAATCTGTGGGGAAAGCATACATTTTTACTTGATAAGCCACAAGATCTAAGTGTTTCTTTGATATCCTGTGATCCTGATTTTGAAGTGAAGGTGGAAGAGCAAAGCAAAGAAATTAAAGAAGGGCAATTGAAAGCAGGGGAAGTTGTCAACCAGCAGTTTCCATTTTCTGTACTGGGAACTGGGGAAATGCATTTGTTCACGTTCCTAGTTCAGATTAAAGTCCCAAACAACAATCTAGTGACCCAGTTCCCTATTACAACTCCTGATCCAGCTCCAAAGTTAAGTGGGATGACAAGTAAACCAAATCGTTTACAGAAACGCAAAGAGATCAAATCTGCTCCTTTTTTACTGATACCAACAGTTAAATACCCCAAGTTTCAAGATAAGACTTTAAATATTACCAGCTACGGAGTGGCCTTGAAAACTGTGTTTCGTCAAAATAAGATTGACTATTTACTCGAATATTTTAAAGGGGACACAATAGCATTTCTTGGTGAAGATAAAGTGAAAGCCATTGGACAAACTAAAATTAAAGAATGGTATGTGGGAGTTGTTCGAAGAAAGATTGGTCTAgtgcactgtaaaaatgtaaaagtgattttaaaagaaCAAGCTATAGATATCACTGATAGTGTGCTGCCAACCAGAAATCTTTTGGAACAAATTGCACTGCCTTTTAAGAAATTGACATATATCTATTCCTTAGTCCTCTCCACGGTATCGGAGAGAGTTTACAACTGGAAAGCTTTGGCTGATGTGCTAGGATATTCACATATGTCATTGGATGATTTCAGTGAGGTACCAGCAGATAAAGAATCAGAAAGAGTTGCATATGTGGTGAAGAAATTGAAGGAAGATTGCCATGCTAACAGACCCAGAAGGCAGTTTCTTTATGAGCTTATTGTT GCACTTCTGAAGTTAGATTGCCAAGGATTAGTAGCACGTCTTACCCAGGACACTGTCCTTTTAACTTCGGCTGTCAAGCTTGGCAAATGCTGGAGAGAGCTGGCAGAAAGATTAGCCCGACTCACAAAACAACAAATTGAGGCTTATGAAGTACCTCACCGAGACAGAAGTGGAGAAGTTGCCCTGGAG
- the MACC1 gene encoding metastasis-associated in colon cancer protein 1 isoform X2, protein MSASRTASSLTREIARSRSEGTVTDLDKRKPSTSYDEENTLDSIIDWPEAFKQHAQTVSKTNPFRNELSASNPFVYDVAQLSNSDKNNKNISILKEDPYLFSRDSNNRDSFASSGDELDMDHLLRKASAGKSGRSKSASELLDIVDAKRFDPDTTAPSDQILAADMEWLQNDREAYKMAWLSHRQLARSCLDLDVMSHSPGWAQTQPTDTHVVCKLNHEGGSVQLPDSDITVHIPKGHVSPGEFQEVGLRAILNPPPSLNHDLSSTVSPLIELTLSNLNTMEAILLEMKIAAEVKKDPFSQVMTEIMGFYSFNKEGPFEKLHNCYIYKDTIQVKLTDLSHVMYIVVAVQANPVQSLATSVWEYIHRNLSIGIYGPKYIHPSFTAVFTVFGHNYIPEKLTVCDIKKGGKSMPPVVFNLWGKHTFLLDKPQDLSVSLISCDPDFEVKVEEQSKEIKEGQLKAGEVVNQQFPFSVLGTGEMHLFTFLVQIKVPNNNLVTQFPITTPDPAPKLSGMTSKPNRLQKRKEIKSAPFLLIPTVKYPKFQDKTLNITSYGVALKTVFRQNKIDYLLEYFKGDTIAFLGEDKVKAIGQTKIKEWYVGVVRRKIGLVHCKNVKVILKEQAIDITDSVLPTRNLLEQIALPFKKLTYIYSLVLSTVSERVYNWKALADVLGYSHMSLDDFSEVPADKESERVAYVVKKLKEDCHANRPRRQFLYELIVALLKLDCQGLVARLTQDTVLLTSAVKLGKCWRELAERLARLTKQQIEAYEVPHRDRSGEVALEMMWKPAYDFLYTWGAHYGDSYRDVLQDLQSALDKMKNPLTKQWRELTGALILVNCMEILRANAFPKKEED, encoded by the exons atgtctGCTAGCAGAACAGCTTCCTCTCTCACTAGAGAGATAGCACGGAGTAGATCCGAGGGAACTGTGACTGACTTGGACAAGAGAAAACCTTCAACAAGCT atgatgAAGAGAATACACTGGATTCAATCATTGACTGGCCTGAGGCGTTCAAACAACATGCTCAGACTGTTTCCAAGACTAATCCTTTTCGGAATGAACTGTCCGCATCCAACCCATTTGTATATGATGTAGCTCAGTTAAGTAACAGTGACAAGaacaataaaaacatttctatCTTAAAAGAAGACCCCTATCTGTTCTCCAGAGATTCAAACAACAGGGATTCTTTTGCTTCATCAGGTGATGAGCTAGATATGGATCATCTCCTAAGAAAGGCTTcagcagggaaatctgggagatcTAAGAGTGCCTCTGAGCTTTTGGACATTGTAGATGCCAAAAGATTTGATCCTGACACCACAGCACCCTCTGACCAGATTTTAGCTGCAGACATGGAATGGCTTCAAAATGACCGTGAAGCTTACAAGATGGCTTGGTTGAGTCATCGACAGCTGGCACGATCTTGTCTAGATTTGGATGTGATGAGTCATAGTCCAGGATGGGCACAAACACAACCTACAGACACTCACGTAGTTTGTAAACTGAATCATGAAGGGGGTTCAGTGCAGCTACCTGATTCGGATATCACCGTTCACATCCCTAAGGGTCATGTATCACCTGGGGAATTCCAAGAAGTTGGTTTAAGGGCTATTCTGAACCCTCCCCCATCACTTAATCATGATCTTTCAAGCACTGTGAGCCCACTGATAGAACTCACTTTAAGTAACCTCAACACAATGGAAGCCATTTTACTAGAAATGAAAATTGCAGCTGAAGTGAAGAAGGATCCTTTCAGTCAAGTTATGACTGAAATTATGGGTTTTTATAGTTTCAACAAAGAAGGTCCTTTTGAAAAGCTACACAACTGCTACATTTACAAAGATACCATACAAGTGAAGTTGACAGACCTAAGTCATGTAATGTACATAGTGGTTGCAGTACAAGCGAACCCAGTTCAGTCTCTGGCTACATCTGTTTGGGAATACATCCACAGAAACCTCTCCATTGGAATTTATGGGCCCAAATATATTCATCCTTCTTTCACTGCTGTTTTTACAGTCTTTGGTCATAACTACATTCCAGAAAAACTCACAGTTTGTGACATTAAAAAGGGTGGAAAGAGCATGCCACCAGTGGTGTTTAATCTGTGGGGAAAGCATACATTTTTACTTGATAAGCCACAAGATCTAAGTGTTTCTTTGATATCCTGTGATCCTGATTTTGAAGTGAAGGTGGAAGAGCAAAGCAAAGAAATTAAAGAAGGGCAATTGAAAGCAGGGGAAGTTGTCAACCAGCAGTTTCCATTTTCTGTACTGGGAACTGGGGAAATGCATTTGTTCACGTTCCTAGTTCAGATTAAAGTCCCAAACAACAATCTAGTGACCCAGTTCCCTATTACAACTCCTGATCCAGCTCCAAAGTTAAGTGGGATGACAAGTAAACCAAATCGTTTACAGAAACGCAAAGAGATCAAATCTGCTCCTTTTTTACTGATACCAACAGTTAAATACCCCAAGTTTCAAGATAAGACTTTAAATATTACCAGCTACGGAGTGGCCTTGAAAACTGTGTTTCGTCAAAATAAGATTGACTATTTACTCGAATATTTTAAAGGGGACACAATAGCATTTCTTGGTGAAGATAAAGTGAAAGCCATTGGACAAACTAAAATTAAAGAATGGTATGTGGGAGTTGTTCGAAGAAAGATTGGTCTAgtgcactgtaaaaatgtaaaagtgattttaaaagaaCAAGCTATAGATATCACTGATAGTGTGCTGCCAACCAGAAATCTTTTGGAACAAATTGCACTGCCTTTTAAGAAATTGACATATATCTATTCCTTAGTCCTCTCCACGGTATCGGAGAGAGTTTACAACTGGAAAGCTTTGGCTGATGTGCTAGGATATTCACATATGTCATTGGATGATTTCAGTGAGGTACCAGCAGATAAAGAATCAGAAAGAGTTGCATATGTGGTGAAGAAATTGAAGGAAGATTGCCATGCTAACAGACCCAGAAGGCAGTTTCTTTATGAGCTTATTGTT GCACTTCTGAAGTTAGATTGCCAAGGATTAGTAGCACGTCTTACCCAGGACACTGTCCTTTTAACTTCGGCTGTCAAGCTTGGCAAATGCTGGAGAGAGCTGGCAGAAAGATTAGCCCGACTCACAAAACAACAAATTGAGGCTTATGAAGTACCTCACCGAGACAGAAGTGGAGAAGTTGCCCTGGAG